AAGAAATGACAAGTAAGTCAGAGATATGTTTTCTTATGAAGCCCTCTCCTTTAAACTTTAGCACAAAAATGTCAGGAGTCAGAAAACTTTACTGCAGAGTGAAGTCATTTTACTTCAAAGTATTTATTCACATGACAAACAGGAGCATTTAGACATCACTGTGGGGATAGTTGTTGATGACAAATCTAAAAACAAGTCAGGAAGTCTGACCACCAGAAGTCTTAAAATAAGTACAGGAAGAGAAGTCTTGTTGCATCAAACCTGATCAATGTAACTGAAGACTGAAGTGATGTGCTTATCTAGGGAGGCTCAGGTGCTAAACAATCCTCCAACATACAGCTGACGTCTGGTGAAGCCTCTAAAGTTCTATCAGTCTCTATacgtgaatgaatgaaagaagctCAGGTATTTGTTTCTCCACTTAAAGTCACTAAACATCATGAAAGATGAAATGAGAGAGTAAACCACAGAGACAGCTCTACACATGAGTTCAGACACAAAGAGATCAAACTCACCTTTCTAGCAGGTTCTTGTGGCGTGGTAACATcctctaaaaacacacacagggttagAGTGTGATTTTCTTACTGGCCAGTTTCATTATTGTATAGTGTTTAATATAGTTCACATGATGAAGAGGCAGCACTCAGTGTTTTAGTGTCAGACGCAGGTTTAGGATCCAAATGATTAAACTGACACCAGTGAAGCAGTGTGTACCACAAACAGACACTTTATTATGTTTGTGGTACACACTGCTTCActggtgtcagtgtgtgtgtgtgtctcaccttgttgtttcatcatcatcctcttgGTAAGGATCAGTACAACTATCAGCAGGCTGATCACACCAATTGATCCCACGGTCCAATAGAAAGCACTCCCTGGGGAAAGTTTAGAAAGTATAACAAGCAGATGAAACTATCTGCAGCTTGATTCTCTCCACATGTTAAACCTAAAACCTGAATAATGGCAATAATAGTAATTATATCAAAAAAGTAATACTAGAAACATTAATGAAAAAATGCTAACtgcttcattattattattattattagtagtagtagtagtagtagtagtagtagtagtagtagtagtagtgttagtattattaattataataatgctattattaataataatatcaacatTATTTTCAgtaatttaatattattttatcacaataataataataataataataataattgttattattttatcatcatCTTCATTGTCAGTTCTActattaaaataacaataataataataataataataataataataataataataataataataataataatgatgatgatgatgatgatgatgttgatgaggatgaggatgatgatgacaatAACCTTCATCGTCATCCTCATCGTCATCTTCACCATCATTGTCATGTTAAATGGCCTCTGTACATACTCAGTTTTAAATACATTGAAAGTGTGTGCAGTAAGCTCAGACGTTTGAACTTTATACCAGCTCCTTGTGTTGCggatgcagatgatgtggtcagATAAGACATGTCAGTAAAAACAGTAGGGACATTTGTAGATGTAGACGGACTGGTTGTATCAGTAACAAAGACTGGGTTTGGAGTCTTCAGAGGACTAGAAGGTTCAGCtagaaaacacagacagtataaaatatgagTTCATCTATCAGCTGTTTGGACACTTACAACATTTAGATACAAAAAGAGAgagtttaaaaaattaaataaacttaCCATCCTTGACTTCAACATTCACCTCTATCAATGGATCACGGCCAAATCTCTCCAGCCCACAGTAATATTTCCCAGAGTCTGACTTTTGGAGATTTAAGAAGGTCACAAATAAATAGTTTCCACTGTTGGTTAACTCAATCTGATTTTTACGTCTGGTCTTTCTATATTCTGCTTTTACAATGACGTCTTTGTCGTTGCAGGGACTTCCACAGAAGTacttaacattttctttctcGT
The Notolabrus celidotus isolate fNotCel1 chromosome 7, fNotCel1.pri, whole genome shotgun sequence DNA segment above includes these coding regions:
- the LOC117815396 gene encoding CMRF35-like molecule 5 isoform X2, with the translated sequence MMKIHVYTCLLSVLTLVEMKTINTNGRVGSNLIIKCSHWNLWGYEKENVKYFCGSPCNDKDVIVKAEYRKTRRKNQIELTNSGNYLFVTFLNLQKSDSGKYYCGLERFGRDPLIEVNVEVKDAEPSSPLKTPNPVFVTDTTSPSTSTNVPTVFTDMSYLTTSSASATQGAGSAFYWTVGSIGVISLLIVVLILTKRMMMKQQEDVTTPQEPARKSGDPDGVYQSLNPFTADTDQVYSTIGSTN
- the LOC117815396 gene encoding CMRF35-like molecule 5 isoform X1; its protein translation is MMKIHVYTCLLSVLTLVEMKTINTNGRVGSNLIIKCSHWNLWGYEKENVKYFCGSPCNDKDVIVKAEYRKTRRKNQIELTNSGNYLFVTFLNLQKSDSGKYYCGLERFGRDPLIEVNVEVKDAEPSSPLKTPNPVFVTDTTSPSTSTNVPTVFTDMSYLTTSSASATQGAGSAFYWTVGSIGVISLLIVVLILTKRMMMKQQEDVTTPQEPARKSGDPDGVYQSLNPLTADTDQIYSTIGSTN